Proteins from one Dehalococcoidia bacterium genomic window:
- a CDS encoding PQQ-binding-like beta-propeller repeat protein yields MSQGSPDRNAVLEGETFTPQGLVQWKFQSRLGLFASPAIVSGRVYVGTGDGRLVALDAESGETRWEFTAGDAVKTTPAVAGGIVFAGLQDGRVIALNAETGDLIWEFSTGNPILSSPVVYEGVLYIGSNDWRLYTLDAATGKERWSFRADDVIRSDPAVHPPVVGFTDIEGKLYLLDLNTGKRRFDYKGVNGAEGGAAFHGDRLFFADLGGRVRSVDWSQREFPFEKNLVWIRLQLRHFGFIESVGQQKGFDWFFLERDSGFTTTPTVAHDLVYATSRSGSTLALDRDSGDLRWRFESPHPFEVSPSVWEGTLLAADAGGTLHAVDALTGREVWAYNIGSPLASAPIVSGGVLYLTTSEGTLLCLR; encoded by the coding sequence ATGTCGCAGGGATCTCCAGACAGGAACGCGGTGCTAGAGGGCGAGACCTTCACACCTCAGGGGCTCGTCCAGTGGAAATTCCAGAGTCGGCTGGGCCTGTTCGCGTCTCCGGCGATAGTGTCGGGCAGGGTCTACGTCGGCACAGGCGATGGCCGGCTTGTGGCCCTGGACGCCGAGAGTGGGGAAACCCGGTGGGAATTCACAGCGGGTGATGCCGTGAAGACGACCCCGGCCGTCGCAGGCGGCATCGTGTTCGCTGGCCTGCAGGACGGCAGGGTCATAGCATTGAACGCCGAAACAGGAGACTTGATCTGGGAATTCTCGACAGGAAATCCAATTCTGTCCTCGCCGGTGGTCTATGAAGGTGTGCTGTATATCGGCTCTAACGACTGGCGGCTATATACCCTGGACGCAGCCACGGGTAAGGAGAGATGGAGTTTCCGCGCCGATGACGTGATTCGTTCAGACCCGGCCGTACACCCCCCTGTTGTAGGGTTTACCGACATCGAAGGGAAGCTATACCTGCTGGACCTGAATACAGGGAAGAGGCGCTTTGACTATAAGGGAGTCAACGGGGCGGAAGGGGGTGCGGCGTTTCATGGAGACAGGCTGTTTTTCGCTGACCTGGGAGGACGAGTCAGGTCAGTCGACTGGAGTCAGCGCGAGTTCCCATTCGAAAAGAACCTGGTGTGGATTCGACTTCAACTCAGGCACTTCGGGTTCATTGAGTCTGTGGGTCAGCAGAAGGGATTTGACTGGTTCTTCCTGGAACGCGACTCCGGATTCACAACTACTCCGACTGTTGCTCACGACCTGGTTTATGCGACGTCGAGGTCCGGCAGCACTCTTGCTCTGGATCGAGACTCGGGAGATCTGAGGTGGAGATTCGAATCTCCGCATCCCTTTGAAGTCTCCCCATCTGTATGGGAAGGCACGCTATTGGCCGCTGATGCCGGCGGGACTCTGCACGCAGTTGACGCTCTGACAGGGCGGGAGGTCTGGGCATACAACATAGGGTCGCCCCTGGCTTCTGCTCCCATTGTGTCCGGCGGAGTTCTCTATCTGACTACAAGTGAAGGCACCCTGCTGTGTCTTAGATAA